CGTAGATGGCGTAGGTGAGGAACCAGCCCACCGAGTCCAGCTCCTCGACGGACACGCTGCTGCCCACGCCATAGGACAGGCCATCCTGCTGGCGCACGCGCGTGGCCAGCCGCGAGTTGAGGAAGCCGCCGCCCAGCATGAAGTTGCCCATCATCACGCCGGGCCAGTCCGCGTCGTCGTCGCGCAGCTGGAGCAGCTGGCCCGCGAGGAAGTACGCATTGGCCTTGTCCGGCGTCTCCAGCACCACGGACTTCGGGGCCACCGCCTGGAACGTGCGGGGCACGCGCGCGTAGGGGGCCGGGCTCTTCCAGCCGTCGAGCAGGGTGCCCACGAGCGAGGTGATCTCCTTCGCGTCGAAGTCACCCACCACCGCGAGCTCCCCGCGCGAGGCGCCGTAGAACTGGCGGTAGAAGTCGCGCGCCTGCTCCAGCGTGACGGCCTTCGCGTCGGCCAGGCGCTCGTCCAGCGAGGAGATGTAGTACGGGTGGCCCTTGGGGTAGTGCGCGCTCAGCACGCGCCAGAACGCGATGCTGCCCTGGGGCTGCGGCTCGCTGCGCTGCGACTCCAGCGAGGCCAGCCGCTCTTGCTTGAGGAGCGCGAACTCCTTCGCGTCGAAGGCGGGCTCGCGCAGCACCTCGGCCACCAGCTTGAGGACCTCCGGGAGGCTCGAGCGCGGGCACTCGATGGTGACGCTGGCGCCCATCGCGCCGCCGTCCACGCCCACGCGGGCCTTGAGCTTGTCGAGCGCGTCGTAGAGCTGCTGGCGGGTGTGCTTCTTGGTGCCGCGCATCAGCATGCCGCCGGCGTACGAGGCAGCGGGCAGCTTGCCGTTCAAGGACTCCGCGGTGCCCCAGCGCAGGTCCAGCGCCAGGTTGACCATCTCCCCGCGCGTCTTCTTGGGGAGCAGCGCGTACTTCACGCCATTGGCCAGCTCGCCGCGCTGCACGCGCGACTCGATGTTGGCGGGGGAGGGGTCGAAGGCCTCTCCCTGGGCGACAGCGGCCTTGCCCTGGTAGCCGTCCACCATCTTGGCCACGTCCACCGCGGGCGGCAGCTCCGAGCGGTCCGGCTTGGGCGTGGGCACGAAGGTGCCCAGGGTGCGGTTGGAGCTCTTGAGGTACGCGGCGGCCACGCGGGTGACGTCCGCGGGCGTGACGGCCTCGATGCGGTCGCGGTGCAGGAAGAGCAGGCGCCAGTCGCCCACGGCGGCCCACTCGGACAGGAGGATGGCGGCGCGCTCGGAGTTGTTGAGCAAGAGCTCCGTCTGCTTCGCGAGGGCCGTCTTCGCGCGGCTCACCTCTTCGTCGGTGAAGGGCGTGCGGGAGGACTCCTCCACGGTCTTGATCAGCGCCTCACGCACGGGGGGCAGGGGCTGATCCTGCCGGGCCTCGACGCTGAAGCCGATGACGCCCGGGTCGCGCAGCTGGAAGTTGAACGCGCCCGCGCGCGAGGCCTTCTTCGTCTCCACGAGCGCCTTGTAGAGGCGGCCGGACGGCACGTCGCCCAGCACCTGGGTGAGCACGTCGATGGCGGCGAAGTCGGGGTGGGCGCCCTCGGGCACGTGGTAGACGCTGGAGATGAGCTGGTTGTCGCCCACGCGGCGCAGCGTGACTTCGCGCTCACCGTCCTGGGTGGGCTCCTGGGTGTACGTGACGGGCACCGGATCCGCGGGCTTCTGGAGCTTGCCGAAGGTGGACTGCACGAGCGACAGGGCCTTCTCCGGCTGGAAGCGGCCGGCGATGACGAGCGTCGCGTTGTCGGGGCGGTAGTAGCGCCGGTAGAAGGCCTGGAGCCGGTCGATGGGCACGTTCTCCAGGTCCGCCTTCGCGCCGATGGTGGCCTTGCCGTAGTTGTGCCAGCGGTACGCGGCGCTCATGGTGCGCTTGAAGAGGATGCCGCGCGGGTCGTTCTCGCCGGACTCGAACTCGTTGCGCACGACGGTCATCTCGCTGTCGAGGTCCTTCTTCGCGATGAAGCTGTGGACCATGCGGTCCGCCTCGAAGGCGAGCGCCCAGGACAGGTTGTCGTCCGACGCGGGCAGGGTCTCGTAGTAGTTGGTGCGGTCCAGCCAGGTGGTGCCGTTGGGACGCGCGCCGCGCTCGGTGAGGGCCTGGGGCACGTTGGGGGTGGTGGGCGTGCCCTTGAACATCAGGTGTTCAAGCAGGTGCGCCATGCCCGTCTCGCCGTAGCCTTCGTGCTTGCTGCCCACGAGGTAGGTGACGTTGACGGTGACGGTGGCCTTGGTGGGGTCCGGGAAGAGCAGGACGCGCAGGCCATTGGGCAGGCGGTATTCGGTGATGCCCTCGACGCTCGCGACAGGGGCCAGGGCGGCCGGCTTCGTCTGGGCGCGCGCGGCCGAGGAGGCAGCAGGCTTCGGAAGGGGAGCCGGGGCCCGGGCCCACACGGGCGGGGCCGCCACGAGCAGGACAGCCAGCAGGGCGAGCGGGGTACGACGCGTCATGCGGTCCTCGGGGTGCGAAGGAGTGGGCACGGGACTTCTAACCGCTCCACCGGGTCCTCCCATCCCGAGAAACCCAGGCCCTCCGGGCAGGCGTCCACCCAGGGACACCCATGGACCGTCCCAGGTCCTGTCCCGCACTTCCAACCTCACAGGTCGTCATGTATCCTGACGCGGATCCGATGTCAGGATGGGTTGGTAGGAGATTCGCGCGTCACCAGGGAGGGAACGGAATGGCGAAGGCGATGGGCGGGGACCTGATGATTCAGATGCTGCAGGAGTTCCGCGAGATGCAGGAGGAGTCGAAGGAGCAGTACGCGCGGACCCAGAAGGCGCTGCGGGTGCTCCGCATGAAGTGCCGGGTCGTCTACAGGAGGACCCGGGTCTTCGCGGATCAGGTGCGCGCCTTCTCACAGGAAGTGGATGGGTTCCGCGACAACATGGGGGAGTTCGCCACGCACGTCTCCGCGCTGGCGAAGGAGGTGGACGGCGTCAAACGTGTCCAGACGAAGATGTTCGGTCAAATGGGCCGCATGCTGAATCATCTCGCGGATGCCCAGAGCACGGACCGCAAACGCATCGACGTCCTGGAAGAGCGCATGGACGGCCCAGGGGAGAACTGAGGGGGTGAGAAAAATTTAACGCTTCTGATGCGTCCAGGGGATGCATAAGCGCTGCTGTGCGAGCATGAGTCGCCATGGCG
This DNA window, taken from Corallococcus coralloides DSM 2259, encodes the following:
- a CDS encoding M16 family metallopeptidase encodes the protein MTRRTPLALLAVLLVAAPPVWARAPAPLPKPAASSAARAQTKPAALAPVASVEGITEYRLPNGLRVLLFPDPTKATVTVNVTYLVGSKHEGYGETGMAHLLEHLMFKGTPTTPNVPQALTERGARPNGTTWLDRTNYYETLPASDDNLSWALAFEADRMVHSFIAKKDLDSEMTVVRNEFESGENDPRGILFKRTMSAAYRWHNYGKATIGAKADLENVPIDRLQAFYRRYYRPDNATLVIAGRFQPEKALSLVQSTFGKLQKPADPVPVTYTQEPTQDGEREVTLRRVGDNQLISSVYHVPEGAHPDFAAIDVLTQVLGDVPSGRLYKALVETKKASRAGAFNFQLRDPGVIGFSVEARQDQPLPPVREALIKTVEESSRTPFTDEEVSRAKTALAKQTELLLNNSERAAILLSEWAAVGDWRLLFLHRDRIEAVTPADVTRVAAAYLKSSNRTLGTFVPTPKPDRSELPPAVDVAKMVDGYQGKAAVAQGEAFDPSPANIESRVQRGELANGVKYALLPKKTRGEMVNLALDLRWGTAESLNGKLPAASYAGGMLMRGTKKHTRQQLYDALDKLKARVGVDGGAMGASVTIECPRSSLPEVLKLVAEVLREPAFDAKEFALLKQERLASLESQRSEPQPQGSIAFWRVLSAHYPKGHPYYISSLDERLADAKAVTLEQARDFYRQFYGASRGELAVVGDFDAKEITSLVGTLLDGWKSPAPYARVPRTFQAVAPKSVVLETPDKANAYFLAGQLLQLRDDDADWPGVMMGNFMLGGGFLNSRLATRVRQQDGLSYGVGSSVSVEELDSVGWFLTYAIYAPQNAQKLEAAMRDEVTRAVQKGFTPQELDKARAGLLEYRQSARAQDANLAQQLADGLYLGRTLAFDAAVEAKLQKLTPEDVRKALSNHVDFSKATFVRAGDFANAAKQQAPAPAKATAAP